One window from the genome of Brachyspira hampsonii encodes:
- a CDS encoding rhodanese-like domain-containing protein — protein sequence MKKISLYFIISVSLLFVFSCSKKPYDNINLKKALDLMTKSTNLVLLDVRTAEEYMGGSAPNSINIDVLNTDFKSKIDLLDKNKEYIVYCRSGNRSAIASSIMATNGFLHVYNLQNVSYADFVNAILTNQN from the coding sequence ATGAAAAAAATTTCATTATATTTTATTATTTCAGTATCATTATTATTTGTATTTTCATGCTCTAAAAAACCTTATGATAATATCAATTTAAAAAAAGCATTAGATTTGATGACTAAATCAACTAATTTAGTTTTATTAGATGTTAGAACAGCAGAAGAATATATGGGAGGAAGTGCCCCTAATTCTATTAATATTGATGTTCTCAATACAGATTTCAAAAGTAAAATAGATCTTTTAGATAAAAATAAAGAATATATAGTATACTGCAGAAGCGGAAACAGATCTGCTATAGCTTCAAGTATAATGGCTACCAATGGGTTTTTACATGTTTATAATTTGCAAAATGTAAGTTATGCAGATTTTGTAAATGCCATATTAACAAATCAAAATTAA
- a CDS encoding DMT family transporter yields the protein MFINQNIKAYLCTFFSVLMWGITFISTKILLRDFSPIEILFSRFLLGFALLLIIYRKNNRIHTKKEEILFALTGLSGITLYYLFENIALNYSLASNVGILVAIGPLFTGIFASVFLKEKLKINFFIGFIFAIIGIFVIAFNGKFILKINPIGDMFAVLAAVMWGIYSVLVKKIADLGYNSVLITKKTFMYGIIFMLPAMLFMGFDVNMNDYLKPINLINLLFLSFIACTLCFITWAYSIKILGAVKTNTYIYFIPIITLIASKIILDENITVFAVIGIVFILLGVIISQANISFKKMNKINTKKIINNK from the coding sequence ATGTTTATCAATCAAAATATTAAAGCATACTTATGCACATTTTTCAGTGTATTAATGTGGGGTATTACTTTTATTTCTACAAAAATATTATTAAGAGATTTCTCTCCTATAGAAATACTTTTCAGCAGGTTTTTATTAGGATTTGCTTTACTCTTAATAATATACCGCAAGAATAATAGAATACATACAAAGAAAGAAGAAATATTATTTGCTCTTACAGGATTAAGCGGAATAACACTTTATTATTTATTTGAAAATATAGCATTAAACTATTCTTTGGCATCAAATGTCGGTATTTTGGTTGCTATAGGACCATTATTTACAGGAATATTCGCATCAGTATTTTTAAAAGAAAAATTAAAAATTAATTTCTTTATAGGATTCATATTTGCTATAATCGGTATATTTGTAATAGCATTCAATGGAAAGTTTATATTAAAAATAAATCCTATAGGCGATATGTTTGCCGTATTAGCTGCTGTTATGTGGGGAATATATTCTGTATTAGTAAAAAAAATTGCAGATTTGGGATATAATTCTGTTTTAATAACTAAAAAAACTTTTATGTATGGAATAATATTTATGCTGCCTGCAATGTTATTTATGGGCTTTGATGTAAATATGAATGATTATTTAAAACCTATAAACTTAATCAATCTTTTATTTTTATCTTTTATAGCATGCACTTTATGTTTTATAACTTGGGCTTATTCCATAAAAATATTAGGTGCTGTAAAAACTAATACATATATATACTTCATACCAATAATAACTTTAATAGCTTCAAAAATCATTTTAGATGAAAATATAACTGTATTTGCTGTAATAGGAATAGTTTTTATATTATTAGGCGTTATAATATCGCAGGCTAATATTTCATTCAAAAAAATGAATAAAATAAATACAAAAAAGATAATAAACAATAAATAA